From one Ferrovibrio sp. MS7 genomic stretch:
- a CDS encoding acyl-CoA dehydrogenase produces the protein MAAENTVPTIDRRDLDFQLFEVLDVAALAERPYFADHDRETLGAALDTAQSIAAAHFQTHNRKNDLNEPHFDGATVHIIPEVRAALDQFIAAGFMAAHRGYDEGGQQLPWSVMQGCFACFNAANIGTIAYAFLTIGASNLIGAFGNDEQKRRYLKPMTEGRFFGTMCLSEPQAGSGLADIRTRAVPQPDGSYSISGSKMWISGGEHELAENIVHLVLAKIEGAPAGVRGISLFIVPKRHVHEDGSIGQRNDVQLAGLNHKMGYRGTTNTLLSFGENGACIGYLVGEPHRGLDYMFMMMNEARIGVGLGATSLGIAGYRYSLDYARQRLQGRAPDNKDPASPPLPIIQHADIRRLLLAQKAATEGALALCLYAAYLVDLQHAAKDAAEKQRVSLLLDMLTPMVKSWPSEFCLEANKHAIQVLGGYGYTRDYPVEQYYRDNRLNPIHEGTHGVQGMDLLGRKVTMQGGAGFKLLFETIQADCALAKAVAETAGLAAALETALARVAETTQAMQPAAKDGRIALYLANATLYLDMMGHVVVAWMWLRQARVAAQALAAGQSGTEADFYQGKLATARYFYAYELGKLDYWLPLLARLEPATLEMRPEWFV, from the coding sequence ATGGCTGCTGAGAATACTGTTCCGACCATCGACCGCCGCGACCTGGATTTTCAGCTTTTCGAGGTGCTGGATGTGGCCGCCCTGGCCGAGCGGCCCTATTTCGCCGACCATGACCGCGAGACGCTCGGCGCCGCGCTGGATACCGCCCAGAGCATCGCGGCGGCGCATTTCCAGACCCATAACCGCAAGAACGACCTGAACGAGCCGCATTTCGATGGCGCGACCGTGCATATCATCCCGGAAGTGCGCGCGGCTTTGGATCAGTTCATCGCTGCCGGCTTCATGGCGGCGCATCGCGGCTATGACGAGGGCGGCCAGCAATTGCCCTGGAGCGTGATGCAGGGCTGCTTCGCCTGTTTCAACGCCGCCAATATCGGCACCATCGCCTATGCCTTCCTCACCATCGGCGCTTCCAACCTGATCGGTGCCTTCGGCAACGATGAGCAGAAGCGGCGCTATCTCAAGCCGATGACCGAGGGCCGTTTCTTCGGCACCATGTGCCTGTCCGAGCCGCAGGCCGGTTCCGGCCTCGCCGATATCCGCACCCGCGCCGTGCCGCAGCCCGATGGCAGCTATTCGATCAGCGGCAGCAAGATGTGGATTTCCGGCGGCGAGCATGAACTGGCGGAAAACATCGTGCATCTGGTGCTGGCCAAGATCGAGGGCGCGCCGGCCGGCGTGCGCGGCATCTCGCTGTTCATCGTGCCCAAGCGTCATGTGCATGAGGATGGCTCGATCGGCCAGCGCAATGACGTGCAGCTTGCCGGGCTGAATCACAAGATGGGCTATCGCGGCACCACCAACACGTTGCTGTCCTTCGGTGAGAATGGCGCCTGCATCGGCTATCTGGTCGGCGAGCCGCATCGCGGCCTCGACTACATGTTCATGATGATGAACGAGGCGCGCATCGGTGTCGGCCTCGGCGCCACTTCGCTCGGCATCGCCGGCTACCGCTACAGCCTGGATTACGCGCGCCAGCGCCTGCAGGGCCGCGCGCCGGACAACAAGGACCCGGCCTCGCCGCCGCTGCCGATCATCCAGCATGCCGATATCCGCCGCCTGCTGCTGGCACAGAAGGCAGCGACAGAAGGCGCGCTGGCGCTCTGCCTCTATGCCGCGTATCTGGTCGATCTGCAGCATGCGGCAAAGGATGCGGCGGAAAAGCAGCGCGTGTCGCTGCTGCTGGATATGCTCACGCCAATGGTGAAATCCTGGCCCAGCGAATTCTGCCTCGAGGCCAACAAGCATGCCATCCAGGTACTCGGCGGCTATGGCTATACCCGTGATTATCCGGTGGAGCAGTATTACCGCGACAACCGCCTCAACCCGATCCATGAAGGCACCCACGGCGTGCAGGGCATGGACCTGCTGGGCCGCAAGGTGACGATGCAGGGCGGTGCCGGCTTCAAGCTGCTGTTCGAAACCATCCAGGCCGATTGCGCCTTGGCTAAAGCTGTGGCGGAAACCGCCGGCCTGGCGGCTGCGCTGGAAACCGCCCTGGCCCGCGTGGCGGAGACCACCCAGGCGATGCAGCCGGCGGCGAAAGATGGCCGCATCGCGCTCTATCTCGCCAATGCGACCCTGTATCTCGACATGATGGGTCATGTCGTTGTCGCCTGGATGTGGCTGCGTCAGGCGCGGGTCGCCGCCCAGGCGCTGGCCGCCGGCCAGAGTGGCACGGAAGCGGATTTCTACCAGGGCAAGCTGGCGACGGCGCGCTACTTCTACGCCTATGAACTGGGCAAGCTGGATTACTGGCTGCCGTTGCTGGCGCGGCTGGAGCCGGCGACGCTGGAAATGCGTCCCGAGTGGTTCGTCTAA
- the purB gene encoding adenylosuccinate lyase: MIPRYTRPEMAAIWEPEMKFRLWFEIEAHACDAQAKLGVIPKSAAKEVWKKGKWEIARIDAIERETKHDVIAFLTNLAEYVGPAARFVHQGMTSSDVLDTCFNLQLVKAADLLLAGCDRVLKALEERAFEYKLLPTIGRSHGIHAEPVTFGLKLAGYHAEFQRARRRLELAREEVATCAISGAVGTFANIDPRVEEHVAKQLGLKPEPVSTQVIPRDRHAAYFAHLAVVASSIERLATEIRHLQRSEVMEAEEYFSPGQKGSSAMPHKRNPVLTENLTGLARLVRSAVIPALENVALWHERDISHSSVERGIGPDATIHLDFALHRLAGVIEKLVVYPENMMKNLDRFGGLVHSQRILLALTQAGLSREDSYRLVQKHAMTIWRQGGDFLKLLQSEPEVTAKLKPKQLAELFDLGYHLKHVDTIFRRVFGPKAMAAHAKAVRAKPGKARPKVKKKSKKK, translated from the coding sequence ATGATTCCCCGCTATACCCGCCCTGAAATGGCTGCCATCTGGGAGCCGGAAATGAAGTTCCGGCTGTGGTTCGAGATCGAGGCCCATGCCTGCGATGCCCAGGCCAAACTGGGCGTGATCCCGAAATCCGCCGCCAAGGAGGTGTGGAAGAAGGGCAAGTGGGAGATCGCGCGGATCGACGCCATCGAGCGCGAGACCAAGCATGACGTGATCGCCTTCCTCACCAACCTGGCGGAATATGTCGGCCCGGCGGCGCGCTTCGTGCACCAGGGCATGACCTCGTCGGACGTGCTGGATACCTGCTTCAACCTGCAGCTTGTGAAGGCCGCCGACCTGCTGCTGGCCGGCTGCGACCGGGTGCTGAAGGCACTGGAAGAGCGCGCCTTCGAATACAAGCTGCTGCCCACCATCGGCCGCAGCCACGGCATCCATGCCGAGCCGGTGACCTTCGGCCTGAAGCTGGCCGGCTACCATGCCGAATTCCAGCGTGCCCGCCGCCGCCTGGAACTGGCGCGCGAGGAAGTGGCCACCTGCGCGATTTCCGGCGCTGTCGGCACCTTCGCCAATATCGACCCGCGCGTGGAAGAGCATGTCGCCAAGCAGCTTGGCCTGAAGCCGGAGCCGGTGAGCACCCAGGTGATCCCGCGCGACCGCCATGCCGCCTATTTCGCGCATCTCGCCGTGGTCGCGTCCTCCATCGAGCGGCTGGCGACCGAGATCCGTCACCTGCAGCGCAGCGAGGTGATGGAAGCCGAGGAATATTTCTCGCCCGGCCAGAAGGGCTCCTCGGCGATGCCGCACAAGCGCAACCCGGTGCTGACCGAGAATCTCACCGGCCTGGCGCGCTTGGTGCGTTCGGCCGTGATTCCGGCACTGGAGAATGTGGCTTTGTGGCATGAGCGCGACATCAGCCACTCTTCCGTCGAGCGCGGCATCGGGCCCGACGCCACCATCCATCTCGATTTCGCGCTGCATCGCCTGGCTGGCGTGATCGAGAAGCTTGTGGTCTATCCCGAAAACATGATGAAGAACCTGGACCGCTTCGGCGGCCTGGTGCATTCGCAGCGTATCCTGCTGGCGCTGACCCAGGCCGGGCTGTCGCGTGAGGACAGCTACCGCCTGGTGCAGAAGCACGCCATGACCATCTGGCGCCAGGGCGGCGACTTTCTCAAGCTGCTGCAAAGCGAGCCGGAAGTGACCGCCAAGCTGAAGCCGAAGCAGCTCGCCGAGCTGTTCGACCTCGGCTACCACCTCAAGCATGTGGATACCATCTTCCGCCGCGTCTTCGGCCCCAAGGCGATGGCCGCCCATGCCAAGGCGGTGCGCGCCAAGCCGGGCAAGGCGCGCCCCAAGGTGAAGAAGAAGAGCAAGAAGAAATAA
- a CDS encoding haloalkane dehalogenase, which produces MIEALRTPDERFENLPGYAFKSHYLDQANGLRMHYLDEGKHGGKTFLCLHGQPTWSYLYRRMIGPLVAAGHRVVAPDLFGFGKSDKPREDAVYTFDFHRDSLIALIRALNLQNVVLVCQDWGGLLGLTIPMKMPERFSGLFVMNTALATGDRPLTQGFLDWRAWNNKNPDMAIGKLIARGCPHLTPAETAAYDAPYPDLHYKGGVRRFPNLVPDNPQAPGTEHSRRALEFWKNDWQGKSVMVIGMADPVLGAPVMQGLHKVIRNCPPPIEVPDGGHFVQEWSEQFLERALAHL; this is translated from the coding sequence ATGATCGAAGCCTTGCGCACGCCGGACGAGCGGTTCGAGAACCTGCCCGGCTATGCCTTCAAGTCGCATTACCTCGATCAGGCCAATGGCCTGCGCATGCATTACCTGGACGAAGGCAAGCATGGCGGCAAGACCTTCCTCTGCCTGCATGGCCAGCCGACCTGGAGCTATCTCTACCGCCGCATGATCGGGCCGCTGGTGGCGGCCGGCCACCGGGTGGTGGCGCCGGACCTGTTCGGCTTCGGCAAATCCGACAAGCCGCGCGAAGATGCGGTCTATACCTTCGATTTCCACCGTGACAGCCTGATCGCGCTGATCCGGGCGCTGAACCTGCAGAACGTGGTGCTGGTCTGCCAGGATTGGGGCGGGCTGCTTGGCCTCACCATTCCGATGAAGATGCCGGAACGCTTCAGCGGCCTGTTCGTGATGAACACGGCGCTGGCGACCGGCGACCGGCCGCTGACGCAAGGCTTCCTCGACTGGCGCGCCTGGAACAACAAGAATCCGGACATGGCGATTGGCAAGCTGATCGCGCGCGGCTGCCCGCACCTGACGCCGGCGGAAACCGCCGCCTATGACGCGCCCTATCCCGATCTGCACTACAAGGGCGGCGTGCGCCGCTTCCCCAACCTGGTGCCAGACAATCCGCAGGCACCGGGCACCGAGCATTCGCGCCGCGCGCTGGAATTCTGGAAAAACGACTGGCAGGGCAAGAGCGTGATGGTGATCGGCATGGCCGATCCGGTGCTGGGCGCCCCGGTGATGCAGGGCCTGCACAAGGTGATCCGCAACTGCCCGCCGCCCATTGAAGTGCCCGATGGCGGCCATTTTGTGCAGGAATGGTCGGAGCAATTCCTGGAGCGGGCGCTGGCCCACCTATAA
- a CDS encoding VOC family protein yields the protein MNALTPTQKPAGASTLPNGGRPIRPFHLAFPVHDIAEARRFYGELLGCPEGRSADNWVDFDLFGHQIVAHLAPEECGHAKTSDVDDHAVPVKHFGVVLTIPEWKALAEKMTAVGTKFVIEPYVRFEGEVGEQYTMFFLDPSGNALEFKAFAHDEMIFAK from the coding sequence ATGAACGCACTGACCCCGACCCAGAAGCCAGCCGGCGCCAGCACGCTGCCGAATGGCGGCCGCCCGATCCGCCCCTTCCATCTTGCCTTCCCGGTGCATGATATTGCCGAAGCGCGCCGCTTCTATGGTGAGCTGCTCGGCTGCCCGGAAGGCCGCTCGGCCGATAACTGGGTCGATTTCGATCTCTTCGGCCATCAGATCGTGGCGCATCTGGCGCCGGAAGAATGCGGCCATGCCAAGACCAGCGATGTCGATGACCATGCCGTGCCGGTGAAGCATTTCGGCGTGGTGCTGACCATTCCGGAATGGAAGGCGCTGGCCGAGAAGATGACTGCCGTCGGCACCAAGTTCGTGATCGAGCCTTATGTGCGCTTCGAGGGCGAAGTCGGCGAGCAATACACCATGTTCTTCCTCGATCCCTCGGGCAACGCGCTGGAGTTCAAGGCCTTCGCCCATGACGAGATGATCTTCGCCAAGTAA
- the gcvA gene encoding transcriptional regulator GcvA: protein MSFSHSEALPSLNALRAFAAAGRHLSFTRAAQELHVTQGAVSRLVKQLEADLGVQLFQRGPRGLELTAMGAAYLPALTDAFDRLTAATRLVARAGRPANRLTITTLPTFAMRWFMPRLAEFQRLHPEIAVDVTSADRRIDFAREAIDVGLQYGAGDWPDELEATFLFPETVILVGAPALLKSRPVKRPEDIRRHALLTHSTRPEAWAEWFGQAGLKQPMAQQGPAFEHFFMSIEAAVNGLGLALVPDFFVATELRDGRLVEPLPSQRVRRPGGYYLLHLKGRTREPAIGAFRDWLLSLPS, encoded by the coding sequence ATGAGTTTTTCTCATAGTGAAGCCCTCCCCTCGCTGAACGCCCTGCGCGCCTTCGCCGCCGCTGGGCGGCATTTGAGCTTCACCCGCGCCGCCCAGGAACTGCATGTCACCCAGGGCGCGGTGAGCCGGCTGGTGAAGCAGCTGGAGGCCGATCTCGGCGTGCAGCTTTTCCAGCGCGGCCCACGCGGCCTGGAACTGACCGCGATGGGCGCGGCCTACCTGCCGGCGCTGACCGATGCCTTCGACCGTCTGACTGCTGCCACCCGCCTGGTGGCGCGCGCTGGACGGCCGGCCAACCGCCTCACCATTACCACGCTGCCAACCTTCGCCATGCGCTGGTTCATGCCACGCCTGGCGGAATTCCAGCGCCTCCACCCGGAAATCGCCGTGGACGTGACCAGCGCCGACCGCCGCATCGACTTCGCCCGCGAGGCCATCGATGTCGGGCTGCAATACGGCGCCGGCGACTGGCCCGATGAACTGGAAGCCACCTTCCTGTTTCCCGAAACCGTGATCCTGGTCGGCGCCCCCGCGCTGCTGAAAAGCCGCCCGGTGAAACGGCCCGAGGATATCCGCCGCCATGCCTTGCTGACCCATTCGACCCGGCCCGAGGCCTGGGCGGAATGGTTCGGCCAGGCCGGTCTGAAACAGCCGATGGCACAGCAGGGCCCGGCCTTCGAACATTTCTTCATGTCGATCGAAGCGGCGGTGAACGGGCTTGGCCTCGCCCTGGTGCCGGATTTCTTCGTGGCGACGGAGTTACGCGACGGCCGCCTGGTGGAGCCACTGCCCAGTCAGCGCGTGCGCCGACCTGGCGGCTATTACCTGCTGCACCTGAAAGGCCGCACCCGCGAACCGGCGATCGGCGCCTTCCGCGACTGGCTGCTCAGCCTGCCCAGCTAA
- a CDS encoding monovalent cation:proton antiporter-2 (CPA2) family protein, whose amino-acid sequence MAADTTARAAEAAAHHGGFDLLPVVILLAAAVVAVPLFRRLGLGSVLGYLAAGLAIGPYGAGLFSDPQAILHVAELGVVMFLFIIGLEMQPSRLWAMRGEIFGLGLAQVGACIGLLICVGLALGYPVAQSFVAGTGFVLTSTAIVMQMLEERKSMGLPKGRRIIAILLLEDLAIVPLLALVAFLAPGGGSMSLMDRLAGIAVGLAAIVGLIAAGRWLLDPMFRLLAKTRAREVMTAAALLVVLGAALAMQAAGLSMAMGAFLAGVLLSESSFRHQLEADIEPFRGVLLGLFFLGVGMALDLATVANNWRLIIIAVAAYMVLKTIGIYIIARLFRAKHREAVERAVLMAQGGEFAFVLYATAASVGIINAEANAMLTAIIIISMVLTPVMTILHDRLMPAADDASMDGVEMAEGLEASVLLIGFGRFGQIVSQPLLANQCSISIIDTDTDSIRDARQFGFKIYYGDGGRLDILRAAGADRARLVVVALNDREASLKIVKMVKAEFPLVPVLARAFDREHAKELIEAGVDYQIRETFESALAMGQQALTVLQVEESAINDVLADIRRRDLERLNVEIAGGDMGDAARELMYGNIGRGDPGKH is encoded by the coding sequence ATGGCTGCTGACACCACCGCCCGCGCCGCCGAGGCTGCCGCGCATCATGGCGGCTTCGATCTGCTGCCGGTGGTGATCCTGCTGGCGGCGGCCGTGGTGGCGGTGCCGCTGTTCCGGCGGCTCGGGCTTGGCTCGGTGCTCGGCTATCTCGCCGCCGGGCTTGCCATCGGCCCCTATGGTGCAGGGCTGTTTTCCGATCCGCAGGCGATCCTGCATGTCGCCGAACTCGGTGTTGTCATGTTCCTGTTCATCATCGGCCTGGAAATGCAGCCCTCCCGGCTGTGGGCGATGCGCGGCGAGATTTTCGGCCTTGGCCTGGCCCAGGTTGGCGCCTGCATCGGCCTGCTGATCTGCGTCGGCCTGGCGCTCGGCTATCCGGTGGCGCAGAGCTTCGTCGCCGGCACCGGCTTCGTGCTTACCTCCACCGCCATCGTCATGCAGATGCTGGAAGAGCGCAAATCCATGGGCCTGCCCAAGGGCAGGCGCATCATCGCCATCCTGCTGCTGGAAGACCTTGCCATCGTGCCGCTGCTGGCGCTGGTTGCCTTCCTGGCGCCGGGCGGCGGCAGCATGAGCCTGATGGATCGCCTGGCCGGCATCGCCGTCGGGCTTGCCGCCATCGTCGGTCTGATCGCCGCCGGGCGCTGGCTGCTCGATCCGATGTTCCGCCTGCTGGCCAAGACGCGGGCGCGTGAGGTGATGACGGCGGCGGCATTGCTGGTGGTGCTGGGTGCGGCATTGGCGATGCAGGCCGCCGGGCTGTCCATGGCGATGGGCGCTTTCCTGGCCGGCGTGCTGCTTTCCGAATCCTCCTTCCGGCACCAGCTCGAAGCCGATATCGAACCCTTCCGTGGCGTGCTGCTCGGGCTGTTCTTCCTTGGCGTCGGCATGGCGCTGGATCTCGCCACGGTGGCGAATAACTGGCGCCTGATCATCATCGCGGTGGCGGCCTACATGGTGCTGAAGACCATCGGCATCTACATCATAGCCCGGCTGTTCCGCGCCAAGCATCGCGAAGCGGTGGAACGTGCCGTGCTGATGGCGCAAGGCGGCGAATTCGCCTTCGTGCTCTACGCCACCGCCGCCAGCGTCGGCATTATCAACGCCGAAGCCAATGCCATGCTCACCGCCATCATCATCATCTCGATGGTGCTGACGCCAGTGATGACTATTCTGCATGACCGCCTGATGCCGGCCGCCGATGATGCCTCCATGGATGGTGTCGAGATGGCGGAGGGCCTGGAGGCCAGCGTGCTGCTGATCGGCTTCGGCCGTTTCGGCCAGATCGTCAGCCAGCCGCTGCTAGCCAACCAATGCTCGATCTCGATCATCGACACGGATACGGATTCGATCCGCGATGCCCGGCAGTTCGGCTTCAAGATCTATTACGGCGATGGTGGCCGGTTGGATATCCTGCGCGCCGCCGGTGCCGACCGCGCGCGGCTGGTGGTCGTGGCGCTGAACGACCGCGAGGCCAGCCTGAAGATTGTGAAGATGGTGAAGGCGGAATTTCCGCTGGTGCCGGTGCTGGCGCGCGCCTTCGACCGCGAGCATGCCAAGGAGCTGATCGAAGCCGGCGTGGATTACCAGATCCGCGAGACTTTTGAATCCGCACTGGCCATGGGGCAGCAGGCGCTGACGGTGTTGCAGGTCGAGGAAAGCGCGATCAACGATGTCCTGGCCGATATACGGCGGCGCGATCTGGAGCGGCTGAATGTCGAGATTGCCGGCGGCGACATGGGAGATGCGGCACGCGAGCTGATGTATGGCAATATCGGGCGCGGAGATCCCGGCAAGCATTGA
- a CDS encoding 5'-methylthioadenosine/S-adenosylhomocysteine nucleosidase, with protein sequence MRPLLLALLLIFTFPLQAAERLDPLPRIAVISAFAPEWVKLKAAANDAKSHDVNGIEFVTATLSGRKVVLFLSGISMVNATMATQIALDRFDITGIVFSGIAGGVDPALHIGDVVVAEQWAQYLEATFARDLGGGKYALPPWKKPEQPNYGMIFPSSVEVRRAGLKQPEEKFWFAADAGMLAAARRLHDVPLAHCTTANVCLEQKPRLLVGGNGVSGQAFVDNADFRRYVFASFKAQVLDMESAAVAMVAYANGVPFIAFRSLSDLAGGESGANEMATFMALASDNSASVVQRFLSLWQPPR encoded by the coding sequence ATGCGCCCTCTGCTGCTTGCCCTGCTGCTGATTTTCACCTTCCCGCTACAGGCTGCCGAGCGGCTGGACCCGCTGCCGCGCATTGCGGTGATCTCCGCCTTCGCGCCGGAATGGGTGAAACTGAAAGCCGCCGCCAATGACGCGAAAAGCCATGACGTGAACGGCATCGAATTCGTCACCGCGACACTGTCAGGCCGCAAGGTGGTGCTCTTCCTGAGTGGCATTTCCATGGTCAATGCCACCATGGCGACGCAGATCGCGCTCGACCGTTTCGACATCACCGGCATCGTGTTCAGCGGCATTGCCGGCGGCGTCGATCCGGCGCTTCATATCGGCGATGTGGTGGTGGCGGAACAATGGGCACAATATCTGGAAGCCACCTTCGCGCGCGATTTGGGCGGCGGCAAATACGCGCTGCCGCCGTGGAAAAAACCCGAACAGCCGAATTACGGCATGATCTTTCCAAGCAGCGTGGAAGTGCGCCGCGCCGGGCTGAAACAGCCGGAAGAGAAATTCTGGTTCGCTGCCGATGCCGGTATGCTGGCGGCGGCGCGCAGGCTGCATGATGTGCCGCTGGCACATTGCACGACGGCGAATGTCTGCTTGGAGCAAAAACCGCGCCTGCTGGTTGGCGGCAACGGCGTCTCGGGCCAGGCCTTTGTCGATAATGCCGATTTCCGCCGCTATGTGTTCGCCAGCTTCAAGGCGCAGGTGCTGGACATGGAAAGTGCTGCGGTGGCGATGGTGGCCTATGCCAACGGCGTGCCGTTCATCGCCTTCCGCAGCCTGTCCGATCTGGCGGGCGGTGAATCAGGCGCCAACGAGATGGCAACCTTCATGGCGCTGGCTTCCGACAATTCCGCCAGCGTGGTGCAGCGCTTCTTAAGCCTCTGGCAGCCGCCGCGCTAG
- the argB gene encoding acetylglutamate kinase, with protein sequence MKTAGPKPLEAHLQDTAKVLSEALPYMRRFHGQTMVIKYGGHAMGDEHLALEFARDVVLIKQVGINPIVVHGGGPQIGAMLERLKIKSEFIDGLRVTDQATVEIVEMVLAGSINKQVATAINTVGGIGIGISGKDGRLIEARKLRRSVRDPGSNIEKLLDLGFVGEPVRVNPDILRTLQNSDIIPVVAPIGVGENGETYNINADTAAGAIASAVGAAKLLMLTDVPGVLNKEKHLIPKLTPKDALMLMGDGTISGGMIPKLETCLDAVRGGVGAAHILDGRIPHVLLLELFTAHGVGTMLERPAVQPRKD encoded by the coding sequence ATGAAAACCGCCGGCCCGAAGCCCCTGGAAGCGCATCTGCAGGATACCGCCAAGGTACTTTCCGAGGCGCTGCCCTATATGCGCCGTTTCCATGGCCAGACCATGGTGATCAAGTATGGCGGCCATGCCATGGGCGACGAGCATCTGGCGCTGGAATTCGCCCGCGACGTGGTGCTGATCAAGCAGGTCGGCATCAATCCCATCGTGGTGCATGGCGGCGGGCCGCAGATCGGCGCCATGCTGGAGCGGCTCAAGATCAAGAGCGAATTCATCGATGGCCTGCGCGTCACCGACCAGGCCACCGTCGAGATCGTCGAGATGGTGCTGGCCGGCTCGATCAACAAGCAGGTTGCCACTGCGATCAACACGGTGGGCGGCATCGGCATCGGCATCTCGGGCAAGGATGGCCGGCTGATCGAGGCGCGCAAACTGCGCCGTAGCGTGCGCGATCCCGGCTCCAATATCGAGAAGCTGCTCGATCTCGGCTTTGTCGGCGAGCCGGTGCGGGTGAACCCGGATATCCTGCGCACGCTGCAGAATTCCGACATCATCCCGGTGGTGGCGCCGATTGGCGTCGGCGAGAATGGCGAGACTTACAACATCAACGCCGATACGGCTGCTGGCGCCATTGCCTCCGCCGTCGGCGCCGCCAAGTTGCTGATGCTTACCGATGTGCCGGGCGTGCTGAACAAGGAAAAGCACCTGATCCCGAAGCTGACGCCGAAAGACGCGCTGATGCTGATGGGCGACGGCACGATTTCCGGCGGCATGATCCCGAAGCTGGAAACCTGCCTGGATGCGGTGCGCGGCGGCGTTGGCGCGGCGCATATCCTGGATGGCCGCATCCCGCATGTGCTGCTGCTGGAGCTGTTCACCGCGCATGGCGTCGGCACCATGCTGGAACGTCCGGCGGTGCAGCCGCGCAAGGACTAG
- the yihA gene encoding ribosome biogenesis GTP-binding protein YihA/YsxC, with product MTQTPYTAAQIEKGRLLFAGPCDFVAGAQRAEMLPGPGVPEIAFAGRSNVGKSSLVNALTGRKTLARVSNTPGRTQQLNFFALGTKLMLVDLPGYGYSQAGKQVAAEWTGLAIDFLKGRPNLRRVLLLVDGRHGLKDSDFEIMEIFDLSAVVYQVVLTKADKVKPAEAAARLAETKAKVARRVAAHPDVLFTSSENGTGIPELRAELAALA from the coding sequence ATGACACAAACGCCGTATACCGCGGCACAGATCGAGAAGGGCCGGCTGCTATTCGCCGGCCCTTGCGATTTTGTCGCCGGGGCGCAGCGCGCGGAGATGCTGCCCGGCCCCGGTGTGCCGGAAATCGCCTTCGCCGGGCGCTCCAATGTCGGCAAGTCCAGCTTGGTCAACGCGCTGACCGGCCGCAAGACCCTGGCCCGCGTGTCGAACACGCCGGGCCGCACACAGCAGCTCAATTTCTTCGCGCTGGGGACTAAGCTGATGCTGGTCGACCTGCCGGGCTATGGCTATTCCCAGGCCGGCAAGCAGGTGGCCGCGGAATGGACCGGGCTGGCCATCGATTTCCTCAAAGGCCGGCCCAACCTGCGCCGCGTGCTGTTGCTGGTGGATGGCCGCCATGGCCTCAAGGACAGCGATTTCGAGATCATGGAAATCTTCGATCTCTCGGCGGTGGTCTACCAGGTGGTGCTGACCAAGGCGGACAAGGTGAAGCCGGCGGAAGCGGCAGCAAGACTGGCGGAAACCAAGGCCAAGGTGGCCCGCCGGGTAGCGGCGCATCCCGATGTGCTGTTCACGTCCAGCGAGAATGGCACCGGCATTCCCGAGTTGCGCGCCGAACTGGCGGCGCTGGCCTAA